Proteins from one Camelina sativa cultivar DH55 chromosome 8, Cs, whole genome shotgun sequence genomic window:
- the LOC104707442 gene encoding short-chain dehydrogenase TIC 32, chloroplastic-like isoform X2, with translation MWPFWWKGASGFSARSTAEEVTHGIDGTGLTAVVTGASSGIGEETTRVLALRGVHVVMAVRNIESGNQVREKILKEIPETKIDVMKLDLSSMVSIRSFASGNNAGIMACPFMLSSDKFELQFATNHLGHFLLTNLLLETMKKTANESNREGRIVIVSSEGHRFAYGEGIRFDKINDEASYNTLQAYGQSKLCNILHASELARKFKEQVVNITANSLHPGSIMTNLLRYHSFINTIGNAVGKYVLKSIPQGAATTCYAALHPQVKGVSGEYLMDNNISNPNSQGKDKDLAKKLWEFSLCLTGEEES, from the exons atgtgGCCTTTTTGGTGGAAAGGAGCATCTGGGTTCTCAGCTCGTTCCACAGCTGAAGAAGTCACTCATGGGATTGATGGTACTGGTCTCACAGCTGTTGTCACAg GAGCATCAAGTGGGATTGGTGAAGAGACTACTCGTGTTCTTGCTCTTCGTGGTGTTCACGTTGTAATGGCTGTAAGGAACATAGAATCTGGTAATCAAGTCAGAGAAAAGATACTAAAGGAAATACCTGAGACTAAGATTGATGTAATGAAGTTAGATCTTAGCTCAATGGTTTCTATCAGGAGCTTTGCATCAGG cAATAATGCAGGGATTATGGCATGTCCTTTCATGCTTTCAAGCGACAAGTTTGAATTACAGTTTGCAACCAATCATTTGG GTCATTTTCTGTTGACGAACCTTCTTTTGGAGACAATGAAGAAAACAGCTAATGAAAGCAATAGAGAAGGAAGAATTGTTATTGTCTCATCGGAAGGTCACCGATTTGCTTATGGGGAAGGGATTcgatttgataaaataaatgaCGAAGCAAG TTACAATACTTTGCAAGCATATGGTCAGTCAAAGCTCTGTAACATACTGCACGCTAGTGAGCTCGCTAGGAAGTTCAAG GAACAAGTTGTGAACATCACTGCCAATTCACTTCATCCCGGATCCATTATGACCAATCTTTTGCGCTACCACAGCTTCATAAATA CAATTGGTAATGCGGTGGGAAAGTATGTTCTGAAGAGTATTCCACAG GGAGCGGCAACTACATGCTATGCAGCACTACATCCGCAAGTAAAGGGAGTGAGTGGAGAATACTTGATGGATAACAACATATCCAACCCTAACTCTCAGGGTAAAGATAAAGATTTGGCCAAGAAGTTATGGGAATTTAGCTTGTGCTTAACTGGTGAAGAAGAATCATAG
- the LOC104707442 gene encoding short-chain dehydrogenase TIC 32, chloroplastic-like isoform X1 translates to MWPFWWKGASGFSARSTAEEVTHGIDGTGLTAVVTGASSGIGEETTRVLALRGVHVVMAVRNIESGNQVREKILKEIPETKIDVMKLDLSSMVSIRSFASGYKSLDLPLNLLINNAGIMACPFMLSSDKFELQFATNHLGHFLLTNLLLETMKKTANESNREGRIVIVSSEGHRFAYGEGIRFDKINDEASYNTLQAYGQSKLCNILHASELARKFKEQVVNITANSLHPGSIMTNLLRYHSFINTIGNAVGKYVLKSIPQGAATTCYAALHPQVKGVSGEYLMDNNISNPNSQGKDKDLAKKLWEFSLCLTGEEES, encoded by the exons atgtgGCCTTTTTGGTGGAAAGGAGCATCTGGGTTCTCAGCTCGTTCCACAGCTGAAGAAGTCACTCATGGGATTGATGGTACTGGTCTCACAGCTGTTGTCACAg GAGCATCAAGTGGGATTGGTGAAGAGACTACTCGTGTTCTTGCTCTTCGTGGTGTTCACGTTGTAATGGCTGTAAGGAACATAGAATCTGGTAATCAAGTCAGAGAAAAGATACTAAAGGAAATACCTGAGACTAAGATTGATGTAATGAAGTTAGATCTTAGCTCAATGGTTTCTATCAGGAGCTTTGCATCAGGGTACAAGTCTTTGGACCTACCCTTGAATCTTCTTAT cAATAATGCAGGGATTATGGCATGTCCTTTCATGCTTTCAAGCGACAAGTTTGAATTACAGTTTGCAACCAATCATTTGG GTCATTTTCTGTTGACGAACCTTCTTTTGGAGACAATGAAGAAAACAGCTAATGAAAGCAATAGAGAAGGAAGAATTGTTATTGTCTCATCGGAAGGTCACCGATTTGCTTATGGGGAAGGGATTcgatttgataaaataaatgaCGAAGCAAG TTACAATACTTTGCAAGCATATGGTCAGTCAAAGCTCTGTAACATACTGCACGCTAGTGAGCTCGCTAGGAAGTTCAAG GAACAAGTTGTGAACATCACTGCCAATTCACTTCATCCCGGATCCATTATGACCAATCTTTTGCGCTACCACAGCTTCATAAATA CAATTGGTAATGCGGTGGGAAAGTATGTTCTGAAGAGTATTCCACAG GGAGCGGCAACTACATGCTATGCAGCACTACATCCGCAAGTAAAGGGAGTGAGTGGAGAATACTTGATGGATAACAACATATCCAACCCTAACTCTCAGGGTAAAGATAAAGATTTGGCCAAGAAGTTATGGGAATTTAGCTTGTGCTTAACTGGTGAAGAAGAATCATAG
- the LOC104707442 gene encoding short-chain dehydrogenase TIC 32, chloroplastic-like isoform X3 — translation MWPFWWKGASGFSARSTAEEVTHGIDGTGLTAVVTGASSGIGEETTRVLALRGVHVVMAVRNIESGNQVREKILKEIPETKIDVMKLDLSSMVSIRSFASGYKSLDLPLNLLINNAGIMACPFMLSSDKFELQFATNHLGHFLLTNLLLETMKKTANESNREGRIVIVSSEGHRFAYGEGIRFDKINDEASYNTLQAYGQSKLCNILHASELARKFKVKSYFAGTSCEHHCQFTSSRIHYDQSFALPQLHKYNW, via the exons atgtgGCCTTTTTGGTGGAAAGGAGCATCTGGGTTCTCAGCTCGTTCCACAGCTGAAGAAGTCACTCATGGGATTGATGGTACTGGTCTCACAGCTGTTGTCACAg GAGCATCAAGTGGGATTGGTGAAGAGACTACTCGTGTTCTTGCTCTTCGTGGTGTTCACGTTGTAATGGCTGTAAGGAACATAGAATCTGGTAATCAAGTCAGAGAAAAGATACTAAAGGAAATACCTGAGACTAAGATTGATGTAATGAAGTTAGATCTTAGCTCAATGGTTTCTATCAGGAGCTTTGCATCAGGGTACAAGTCTTTGGACCTACCCTTGAATCTTCTTAT cAATAATGCAGGGATTATGGCATGTCCTTTCATGCTTTCAAGCGACAAGTTTGAATTACAGTTTGCAACCAATCATTTGG GTCATTTTCTGTTGACGAACCTTCTTTTGGAGACAATGAAGAAAACAGCTAATGAAAGCAATAGAGAAGGAAGAATTGTTATTGTCTCATCGGAAGGTCACCGATTTGCTTATGGGGAAGGGATTcgatttgataaaataaatgaCGAAGCAAG TTACAATACTTTGCAAGCATATGGTCAGTCAAAGCTCTGTAACATACTGCACGCTAGTGAGCTCGCTAGGAAGTTCAAGGTAAAATCGTATTTTGCAG GAACAAGTTGTGAACATCACTGCCAATTCACTTCATCCCGGATCCATTATGACCAATCTTTTGCGCTACCACAGCTTCATAAATA CAATTGGTAA
- the LOC104707443 gene encoding eukaryotic translation initiation factor 3 subunit A, translated as MANFAKPENALKRADELINVGQKQDALQALHDLITSKRYRAWQKPLEKIMFKYLDLCVDLKRGRFAKDGLIQYRIVCQQVNVSSLEEVIKHFLHLATEKAEQARSQADALEEALDVDDLEADRKPEDLQLSIVSGEKGKDRSDRELVTPWFKFLWETYRTVLEILRNNSKLEALYAMTAHKAFQFCKQYKRTTEFRRLCEIIRNHLANLNKYRDQRDRPDLSAPESLQLYLDTRFDQLKVATELGLWQEAFRSVEDIYGLMCMVKKTPKSSLLMVYYSKLTEIFWISSSHLYHAYAWFKLFSLQKNFNKNLSQKDLQLIASSVVLAALSIPPFDRAQSASHMELENEKERNLRMANLIGFNLEPKFEGRDMLSRAALLSELVSRGVLSCASQEVKDLFHVLEHEFHPLDLGPKIQPLLEKISKSGGKLSSAPSLPEVQLSQYVPSLEKLATLRLLQQVSRIYQTIRIESLSQLVPFFEFSVVEKISVDAVKNNFVAMKVDHMKGVVIFGNLGIESDGLRDHLSVFAESLSKVRAMLYPVPSKASKLGGILPNLADTVEKEHKRLLARKSIIEKRKEDQERQQLEMEREEEQKRLKLQKLTEEAEQKRLAAELAERRKQRILREIEEKEFEEAQALLEDREKRTKKGKKKPLLDGEKVTKQTVMERALTEQLKERQEMEKKLQKLAKTMDYLERAKREEAAPLIEASYQRRLVEEREFYEREQQREVELSRERHESDLKEKNRLSKMLDNKEIFQAQVISRRQAEFDRIRAEREERISQIIQARKQERDIKRKQIYYMNIEEERITKLQEEEEARKQEEAERNKKEAAERKAKLDEMAEKQKQREREADEKEKLRREALRGTDAPARHAEPTVTPAATAPAPASASASGSGPGKYVPKWKRQTTEVSTPTAPTAAPTPSEPDRWSSRGPPPADDHWGSSRGGPPAERGDRWGSGPRGSDRPGGDAWRSSDERRSAFGSSRPRPAQR; from the exons ATGGCGAATTTTGCCAAACCAGAGAATGCATTGAAGCGTGCTGATG aattgATCAATGTTGGACAGAAACAAGATGCCCTTCAGGCGCTTCATGATCTCATTACTTCCAAGAGATACAGAGCTTGGCAGAAACCTCTTGAAAAGATCATGTTTAAGTATCTTGATCTTTGTGTTGACTTGAAGAGAGGTCGATTCGCCAAGGATGGATTGATCCAGTATCGTATTGTTTGCCAGCAAGTGAATGTTAGTTCCTTGGAGGAAGTTATCAAGCACTTCCTACATCTTGCTACCGAGAAAGCTGAGCAAGCTCGTTCTCAGGCCGATGCTCTTGAGGAGGCCCTTGATGTCGATGACCTTGAAGCTGATAGAAAGCCTGAGGATTTGCAGCTGAGTATTGTCAGTGGGGAGAAGGGGAAAGATAGATCTGACCGTGAGTTGGTCACCCCATGGTTCAAGTTCTTGTGGGAGACATACAGGACAGTCCTCGAGATATTGCGAAACAACTCAAAGTTGGAAGCTCTTTATGCG ATGACAGCACATAAAGCCTTCCAGTTCTGCAAGCAGTACAAGAGAACAACAGAGTTCCGTAGGCTTTGTGAAATTATAAGAAATCATTTGGCAAACCTGAACAAGTACAGAGACCAAAGGGATCGGCCTGACTTATCAGCCCCTGAGAGCTTGCAGTTGTATCTGGACACAAGATTTGATCAGTTGAAAGTGGCTACCGAGCTTGGACTTTGGcag gaagcTTTTCGCTCTGTAGAAGATATCTATGGATTAATGTGCATGGTCAAAAAAACGCCCAAGTCATCTTTATTGATGGTTTATTATTCCAAATTGACTGAGATTTTCTGGATTTCTTCTAGCCATCTTTATCATGCGTATGCATGGTTTAAGCTGTTTAGtctgcaaaaaaatttcaataagaATTTAAGCCAAAAGGATTTGCAGCTAATAGCATCATCTGTTGTCTTGGCGGCATTGTCCATTCCACCGTTTGATCGGGCTCAGAGTGCATCCCATATGGAACTCGAGAATGAGAAAGAACGCAATTTGAGGATGGCCAACCTCATTGGATTCAATCTTGAACCTAAATTTGAGGGCAGAGATATG CTTTCCAGGGCAGCTCTTCTGTCAGAGTTG GTCTCAAGAGGTGTTCTGAGCTGTGCATCTCAGGAGGTCAAAGATCTTTTCCATGTTTTGGAGCATGAATTTCATCCACTTGATCTTGGGCCCAAGATTCAGCCTTTGCTGGAAAAGATCTCCAAATCTGGTGGGAAACTATCCTCAGCTCCTTCTTTACCAGAAGTACAACTTTCCCAATATGTTCCCTCTCTGGAGAAGCTTGCTACTCTGAGGCTACTTCAACAG gtGTCTAGGATTTATCAGACCATAAGAATTGAGAGTTTATCTCAGTTGGTACCCTTCTTTGAATTCTCAGTGGTAGAGAAAATATCTGTTGATGCTGTAAAGAACAATTTTGTTGCCATGAAAGTTGATCACATGAAAGGTGTtgtaatttttggaaatttg GGTATTGAGTCTGATGGACTGAGGGATCATCTGTCTGTTTTTGCTGAGTCTTTGAGCAAAGTAAGAGCTATGCTCTACCCTGTCCCGAGTAAAGCATCAAAACTTGGTGGCATACTACCAAATTTAGCGGATACTGTTGAGAAAGAGCACAAAAGACTGCTTGCTCGGAAATCAATCATTGAAAAGAGGAAGGAAGATCAAGAGCGTCAGCAACTAGAAATG GAACGTGAAGAGGAGCAGAAACGGCTTAAGCTTCAGAAGCTAACTGAGGAGGCAGAACAAAAGAGACTTGCAGCAGAGCTTGCagagagaaggaaacaaagGATCCTTAGGGAGATAGAGGAGAAGGAATTTGAAGAGGCTCAGGCTTTGCTGGAGGACAGAGAGAAGCGCAcgaaaaagggaaagaagaagccGCTTTTGGATGGA GAGAAGGTGACAAAACAAACTGTAATGGAGAGGGCCTTAACTGAGCAGCTCAAGGAAAGGCAAGAAATGGAGAAGAAGCTCCAAAAACTTGCCAAAACTATGGATTATTTGGAAagagcaaagagagaagaggcTGCTCCATTGATTGAAGCTTCATATCAGCGAAGACTGGTAGAGGAAAGAGAATTTTATGAGCGCGAACAACAG CGTGAAGTTGAACTGAGTCGAGAGCGTCATGAGAGTGacttgaaggagaaaaacaggTTGTCCAAAATGTTGGATAATAAG GAAATATTCCAAGCGCAAGTGATAAGTCGTCGACAAGCAGAGTTTGACAGAATAAGGGCAGAGAGAGAGGAGCGTATCAGCCAAATAATTCAAGCTAGGAAGCAAGAACGGGATATTAAGAGGAagcaaatatattatatgaatattgaagaagaaagaattacAAAGCTgcaggaagaagaggaagctcGCAAGCAGGAAG AAGCTGAGAGGAACAAAAAGGAAGCAGCTGAACGCAAAGCAAAGTTGGATGAAATGGCTGAGAagcaaaagcagagagagagagaagcggaTGAAAAAGAGAAGCTGAGGCGAGAAGCCTTGAGGGGAACTGATGCACCTGCTCGCCATGCAGAGCCTACTGTTACTCCTGCTGCTACAGCACCAGCGCCAGCATCAGCATCGGCATCAGGTTCAGGTCCGGGCAAATATGTTCCTAAATGGAAGCGCCAGACTACTGAAGTCTCAACTCCAACAGCCCCAACAGCAGCACCAACACCGTCAGAACCTGACCGCTGGTCCAGCCGTGGACCACCTCCAGCAGATGACCACTGGGGAAGCAGCAGAGGTGGACCTCCAGCTGAAAGAGGAGACCGTTGGGGTTCTGGTCCTAGAGGCAGTGACCGCCCAGGTGGTGATGCTTGGCGCAGCAGTGATGAACGCCGTTCCGCATTTGGAAGCTCCAGGCCTAGGCCAGCACAGCGTTGa
- the LOC104707444 gene encoding uncharacterized protein LOC104707444 produces the protein MASSNKASVKKGQPSIKHSWNLAEAKTKLSKISDHHHHPHVEYEYAFQRESIKSGETKLSQILSRDSLISAVDLMWDRSGFVSGELISSLKERKLDDVSRDEVSEFKVLTGSTQFQKAISQSPSTTQHRVKFLTVAEKMCIFSPSNESFFSRFDQSNGAKDISGSCREYSFPFEARWMTEKLYSYREVVPSFTRYQRGVADRISDVVSSEAECASRSASSCDSVIVTTAAEGRSTLTEPRSPLIRESVAESLVDTRASRSNDARYLFLLYNDRCVNNKGVNIISSKCRTDSDTEVSSSGNNSDEDSLSIVENKHLLERDRKDQETGGCSSSAETSTYAFAKQRHAFAGALAGISVSLCLHPLDTVKTMIQSCRLEEKSLCYTGRSIISERGVSGLYWGIASNIASSAPISALYTFTYESIKGALLPLFPKEYCSLTHCVAGGSASIATSFIFTPSERIKQQMQVSSHYRNCWNALVGIIQKGGLLSLYAGWTAVLCRNIPHSIIKFYVYENMKQMVLPSLGPLSQSAQPTTLQTLICGGLAGSAAAFFTTPFDVVKTRLQTQIPGSRNQHPSVYQTLQSIRKQEGLRGLYRGLIPRLVMYMSQGAIFFASYEFYKSVLSLEAAQPNSSALSGTKTKNKDSSPPTKPSRLQHM, from the exons atGGCTTCTTCTAATAAAGCCTCTGTTAAGAAGGGTCAACCTTCGATTAAGCATAGTTGGAACTTAGCTGAGGCTAAGACGAAGTTGTCAAAGATtagtgatcatcatcatcatccacatgTAGAGTATGAATATGCTTTCCAGAGGGAGAGCATCAAAAGTGGAGAGACCAagttgagtcaaattttgagtaGGGATTCGCTGATATCTGCTGTTGACTTGATGTGGGATCGCTCGGGTTTTGTTTCTGGTGAGTTGATTAGTTcattaaaggaaagaaaattaGATGATGTTAGTAGAGATGAAGTTAGTGAGTTCAAAGTTTTGACGGGTAGTACACAGTTTCAGAAGGCTATATCTCAGTCGCCATCAACTACACAGCACAGGGTTAAGTTTTTGACAGTGGCTGAGAAGATGTGTATTTTTAGTCCATCTAATGAATCTTTCTTTAGTCGGTTTGATCAGAGTAATGGAGCCAAGGATATCAGTGGTTCTTGCAGAGAGTATAGTTTTCCTTTCGAGGCTAGATGGATGACTGAAAAATTGTATAGCTATAGGGAAGTAGTTCCCAGTTTTACTAGGTATCAAAGAGGAGTGGCTGACCGTATTTCCGATGTAGTCAGCAGTGAAGCAGAATGCGCATCAAGAAGTGCCAGTAGTTGTGATTCTGTAATTGTTACCACTGCTGCAGAGGGCCGCTCAACTCTTACTGAACCAAGGAGTCCTCTAATAAGAGAAAGTGTCGCAGAATCATTGGTAGACACCAGAGCATCCAGATCTAATGATGCGAGGTATCTTTTCTTGCTTTACAATGACAGGTGTGTTAACAACAAAGGAGTGAACATTATAAGTTCAAAATGTAGAACGGACAGCGATACTGAGGTTTCTTCTTCAGGGAATAACTCAGACGAAGACAGCTTATCTATAGTTGAAAACAAACATTTGcttgagagagatagaaaagaCCAAGAGACTGGAGGTTGTTCATCCTCTGCAGAAACGTCTACTTACGCCTTTGCTAAACAGAGGCATGCTTTTGCTGGTGCGTTGGCAGGCATAAGTGTCAGTCTTTGTCTTCATCCACTTGATACAGTTAAGACAATGATTCAGTCATGCCGCTTGGAGGAGAAGTCTCTTTGCTATACTGGGAGATCGATTATATCAGAAAGAG gTGTATCTGGACTTTATTGGGGGATTGCTAGCAACATTGCCTCATCAGCTCCTATCTCTGCCCTCTATACCTTCACTTATGAATCAATTAAAGgagctcttcttcctctttttcctaAG GAATATTGCTCCCTTACCCACTGCGTAGCTGGTGGTTCTGCAAGCATTGCAACTTCTTTTATCTTCACGCCAAGTGAGCGTATAAAACAGCAGATGCAAGTCAGTTCACATTATCGCAATTGCTG GAACGCATTGGTTGGAATCATCCAAAAGGGTGGTCTGCTTTCTTTATATGCTGGATGGACTGCAGTGTTATGTCGAAATATCCCACACTCAATCATTAAG TTCTATGTTTATGAAAACATGAAGCAAATGGTATTGCCATCTCTAGGTCCTCTTAGTCAATCGGCGCAACCCACGACATTACAAAcg CTCATATGTGGAGGCTTAGCGGGATCTGCTGCTGCTTTCTTTACAACCCCATTTGATGTAGTAAAAACAAGATTACAAACTCAG ATTCCCGGATCTAGGAACCAACATCCTAGTGTCTATCAAACTCTTCAATCAATACGCAAACAAGAAGGTCTGAGAGGGCTATACAG AGGATTGATCCCCAGACTTGTGATGTACATGTCCCAAGGAGCTATATTCTTTGCTTCATATGAATTTTACAAGAGTGTACTCTCTCTAGAAGCGGCACAGCCCAATTCGTCAGCTCTCTCTGgcacaaaaacaaagaacaaggaTAGTTCACCCCCAACAAAACCATCAAGATTGCAACATATGTAA
- the LOC104707445 gene encoding uncharacterized protein LOC104707445, with translation MEMEFGKGIDMEQSPNSVLPAPRPFTELEKRSTRLKPPRRDEVLRVKEGFTEISFRRYRSTSCKNFPSKPLAMGDTTELRRGSVYQSSNELFKELREPHGRKDSKAKLELSRSSDASFSFRVVDSSRKGSTEKRPNKTVLDGQKSTVEPCTSGNFIDICLKSGIKDRAVVLDSADDVASPLNEYNNDHKVRLPKRHAAKVDSLETSSNKDSSRVRKMFDPFGKSKSLRSPLGYIGESGVCTEKPGKNNERCRSMLSDYSNIHKRSNLCPPPVVSKDYTSVLRSSPVHLHCRLKMESKHGLPVFQFVTDSPEEVYGARTWKSDNGSTWIYTFSSAGSRKRSSASVRGLNEVSKESLLLAQMQVTCNMCSEVRKKGQDPETLMVNEFVLYDIAQARRSVSTKEDQSLPLDMVNNASKKSELRNNSMSGDGSDTMKQITSQPKRTSQSYDLEASNGTNPWSAADLHPDLEIAAIIIQDTIEKRESLKYRRGDKRLMEKTNLLGLSPIEEEKKDLFGSRVSEKLKVVIPRGNHGLPSTKNLGPSPLIQRWRSGGGCDCGGWDMACPLMVLGNPRISCSHDQPLVDNQHPLQLFVQGAKEHLPALYMSFVEEGHYDVHFHAQLSTLQAFSICVAILHNTEVSDSYRNGENVQQFSHCNSLKMLIDDDVQFLVEAVTEEEEKNVPKLMKEAATALQSYMPNPPFSPISRV, from the exons ATGGAAATGGAATTTGGTAAAGGAATTGATATGGAACAAAGCCCCAACAGTGTTCTTCCTGCTCCTCGTCCTTTTACTGAATTAGAAAAAAGGAGTACTAGACTGAAACCGCCTCGTAGAGATGAGGTTTTGAGAGTCAAAGAAGGTTTCACCGAGATAAGCTTCAGGCGCTACCGTAGCACATCCTGTAAGAATTTTCCTTCAAAGCCTCTTGCAATGGGTGATACAACGGAGCTGAGGAGAGGTTCTGTGTATCAAAGCTCTAATGAGTTGTTTAAAGAACTTAGAGAACCTCATGGGCGTAAAGATTCAAAGGCTAAACTTGAGTTGTCTCGTAGTAGTGATGCTTCTTTCTCCTTTAGAGTTGTTGATTCTTCGAGAAAGGGAAGTACAGAGAAAAGACCAAACAAGACGGTTTTAGATGGGCAGAAGTCAACAGTTGAACCTTGCACCTCTGGCAACTTCATTGACATTTGTCTGAAATCAGGTATCAAAGATAGAGCGGTGGTGTTGGATTCAGCTGATGATGTAGCTAGTCCCCTGAACGAATATAATAATGACCATAAAGTTAGATTGCCTAAGCGACATGCTGCAAAGGTAGACTCATTAGAAACCAGTAGCAATAAGGACAGCTCAAGGGTTAGGAAAATGTTTGATCCATTTGGTAAGTCAAAGTCTCTGAGAAGCCCTCTTGGTTATATAGGAGAATCAGGTGTATGTACAGAAAAGCCAGGGAAGAACAATGAGCGTTGCAGATCTATGTTGAGTGATTACTCAAATATTCacaaaagatcaaatctttGTCCTCCTCCAGTGGTTAGTAAAGATTATACTTCAGTGCTGAGATCTTCCCCGGTTCATCTACATTGCCGTCTCAAGATGGAAAGCAAACATGGATTGCCGGTTTTTCAGTTTGTTACAGATTCTCCTGAGGAGGTTTATGGTGCAAGGACTTGGAAATCTGACAATGGTTCTACTTGGATTTATACATTCTCATCTGCTGGAAGCAGAAAGAGGAGCAGTGCTAGTGTTCGGGGTTTGAATGAAGTTAGTAAAGAATCTTTGCTGTTGGCTCAGATGCAAGTTACATGCAACATGTGCTCAGAAGTAAGAAAAAAGGGACAAGATCCAGAAACTTTGATGGTGAATGAGTTTGTTTTGTATGATATTGCACAAGCAAGACGAAGTGTCTCCACAAAGGAAGATCAATCACTACCACTTGATATGGTTAATAATGCCTCCAAGAAGTCAGAGTTAAGAAATAACTCAATGTCCGGGGATGGTTCAGATACAATGAAGCAGATAACATCTCAGCCGAAAAGAACATCTCAAAGCTATGATCTCGAGGCTTCAAATGGAACAAACCCGTGGTCAGCTGCAGATTTGCATCCTGACCTTGAGATTGCGGCTATAATTATTCAAGACAcgattgagaagagagaaagcttAAAATACAGAAGAGGTGACAAAAGGTTGATGGAGAAAACTAATCTTCTTGGTCTCTCTCCAATTGAGGAGGAGAAAAAGGATTTGTTTGGCAGCAGAGTTTCAGAAAAACTGAAGGTTGTAATCCCAAGGGGAAACCACGGGTTACCGAGTACCAAGAACCTTGGTCCTTCTCCTTTGATTCAGAGATGGAGGTCAGGAGGTGGTTGTGACTGTGGTGGTTGGGACATGGCTTGTCCACTTATGGTTCTTGGAAATCCTCGTATCTCATGTTCCCATGATCAGCCTCTTGTAGACAATCAGCATCCTTTGCAACTGTTTGTCCAG GGTGCTAAAGAGCATTTACCAGCATTGTACATGTCGTTTGTTGAGGAAGGGCATTACGATGTTCATTTCCACGCGCAGTTATCAACGTTGCAAGCATTCTCCATCTGTGTTGCCATACTACATAACACGGAAGTCTCGGATAGTTACAGGAATGGCGAGAATGTACAACAGTTCTCGCATTGCAACTCGTTGAAAATgctgattgatgatgatgttcagTTCTTAGTTGAAGCAgtaacagaggaagaagaaaagaacgtACCTAAGCTTATGAAAGAAGCTGCGACCGCTCTTCAATCCTACATGCCAAACCCTCCTTTCTCGCCAATCTCCCGAGTGTAG